The genomic region GAGCGGCTGCCACTCGGAAACGGCTTGTGCATAGTCACCGCCGCGCCACGCCTCGACGCCTGCTTGAACGTCGGCATAGGCCGCATTGTGTAGGCAAAAGAGCGCTACTGCTGCTCCAATCGCCGTGGTGTGCCGTATCGCCATTGTCCGTCTCCGAATTTACTCAGCGCCTTAACTATCTTGAATAATAGCAGGGTTAAAGCCGGATTAGCAAAGATGAAGCGTCCTTTTCCGGGACATAAATCAAATTTTTAGCTCGGGCGTTAACCAGATTTTAGTCACCAGAGTGGCAATCCCCCATCTGAAATTCCGCCATCGAAGGGGATATCATGCGCGTATTGGCATTAGCATCGCAAAAAGGCGGCTCGGGAAAGACAACGCTTTCCGGGCACCTTGCCGTAGAGGCACAGCGAAGTGGCGCAGGGCCAGTGGTCCTGATCGACATCGATCCGCAGGGGTCGCTTGCCGACTGGTGGAACGAGCGTGAAGACGACATGCCGGCCTTTGCCCAGACGACGGTTGCCCGATTGGCCGCCGATCTAGAGGTTCTGCGTCAGCAAGGTTTCAAAATGGCGATCCTCGATACGCCGCCCGCCATCACCATGGCGATCCAGAGCGTTATCCAGGTTGCCGAGCTTATCGTTATTCCGACGCGCCCAAGCCCGCATGACTTGCGCGCCGTTGGTGCCACGGTCGATTTGTGTGAGCGCGCCGGCAAGCCGCTGATCTTCGTGGTCAACGCGGCCACCCCGAAAGCGAAAATTACTTATGAAGCCGCCGTAGCGCTGTCGCAGCATGGCACCGTTGCGCCTGTGACGCTTCACCACCGTACCGATTTTGCCGCTTCGATGATTGACGGCCGAACCGTCATGGAAATCGATCCGGGCGGAAAGTCTGCAGCCGAAGTTCAAGAGCTCTGGGCCTATATTTCGGACCGGCTCGAAAAGAATTTCCGCCGCACAGTATTCAGCGGGCCAAAGCTCTCGGCCCAGCCTCGTACCGTTCAACGTCCCGCAGCAGGTGGTTTCGGCCGCCGGGTGACAGGCCAGTAGGAGCGACACGATGAGCGAAGAAAAATTCGCGGCGCTGTCCTCGGGCCTGTTGGCACGCAAAGGTGCTGCAAAACCGGCGATGCGACGCCAGGGGTTTATCAACCCACAAGGTGACGTCACCGAAGATCTCGGC from Parasphingopyxis sp. CP4 harbors:
- a CDS encoding ParA family protein yields the protein MRVLALASQKGGSGKTTLSGHLAVEAQRSGAGPVVLIDIDPQGSLADWWNEREDDMPAFAQTTVARLAADLEVLRQQGFKMAILDTPPAITMAIQSVIQVAELIVIPTRPSPHDLRAVGATVDLCERAGKPLIFVVNAATPKAKITYEAAVALSQHGTVAPVTLHHRTDFAASMIDGRTVMEIDPGGKSAAEVQELWAYISDRLEKNFRRTVFSGPKLSAQPRTVQRPAAGGFGRRVTGQ